Proteins from a single region of Bdellovibrio svalbardensis:
- the miaB gene encoding tRNA (N6-isopentenyl adenosine(37)-C2)-methylthiotransferase MiaB, with product MPQTPDNSETTTSPVLNHDLGQGRGVWISTYGCQMNVNDTERMYSLLEMQNFVPVDEPEKADLIIINSCSVREKAVHKTMSEVGTFRKLKDKNPELRIGVGGCVGQQEKENLIKSQPMIDFVFGTDQIDNLPSLVAQTYEKRGKHVSAKFEHRAPYHIETMVRNPGVSTFVNITKGCDNFCTFCVVPYTRGREKSRPVQHIITDIRHLVKRGVKEVTLVGQNVNSYADENVDFSDLMAKVAKETDIERIRFTTSHPKDFDQKLADTIAQHSDKIMEYIHLPFQSGNTRILDRMNRIYTREEYFAKIEMLKKTIPNVVFSTDIIVGFPGETEEEFLDTVSMVEQVRFENIFAFVYSPRPFTKAAKYEDQVPEEIKSERLNRLFDIHEKMAFEIVKRYEGQTLKVLVEHADREQGKAKGRSTANKLVHFLGSEDLVGKTVDVRITKAFPSALRGELVQ from the coding sequence GTGCCCCAGACACCAGACAATTCCGAAACAACGACATCGCCCGTTCTAAATCATGATTTAGGGCAAGGTCGTGGTGTATGGATCTCCACTTACGGTTGCCAAATGAACGTTAACGACACGGAACGTATGTATTCCTTGTTGGAGATGCAAAACTTTGTTCCTGTCGACGAGCCTGAAAAAGCGGACTTGATCATCATCAACTCTTGCAGTGTGCGTGAAAAAGCCGTGCATAAAACAATGTCTGAGGTTGGAACCTTTAGAAAGTTAAAGGATAAAAATCCAGAACTTCGTATCGGCGTTGGCGGCTGCGTAGGGCAGCAGGAAAAAGAAAATCTCATCAAGTCGCAGCCAATGATTGATTTCGTATTCGGAACTGATCAGATCGACAATTTGCCGAGCCTGGTGGCGCAGACCTATGAAAAGCGCGGCAAGCATGTCAGTGCAAAATTTGAACATCGTGCCCCTTATCATATCGAAACGATGGTGCGTAATCCGGGTGTTTCTACATTCGTGAATATCACCAAGGGCTGCGATAATTTCTGTACCTTCTGTGTGGTTCCTTACACTCGTGGCCGTGAAAAATCTCGACCGGTCCAGCACATTATCACGGACATTCGTCACTTGGTAAAACGAGGGGTCAAAGAAGTCACTTTGGTTGGCCAGAATGTAAATTCTTATGCCGATGAAAATGTTGATTTTTCTGATTTGATGGCGAAAGTTGCAAAAGAAACAGATATCGAAAGAATCCGTTTTACGACATCTCATCCGAAGGACTTTGATCAAAAGTTGGCGGACACGATTGCTCAGCACAGCGATAAGATCATGGAATACATTCATTTGCCATTCCAGAGTGGCAATACTCGCATTCTGGATCGCATGAATCGTATTTATACGCGTGAAGAGTATTTCGCAAAAATTGAAATGCTCAAGAAGACCATTCCTAATGTGGTGTTTTCAACAGACATCATCGTCGGATTCCCAGGGGAAACCGAGGAAGAGTTTTTGGATACGGTGAGCATGGTTGAGCAAGTGCGTTTTGAGAACATCTTCGCGTTTGTGTACTCGCCTCGTCCGTTTACAAAAGCGGCGAAGTACGAAGATCAAGTTCCTGAAGAGATTAAGAGCGAGCGTTTGAATCGTCTTTTCGATATTCACGAAAAAATGGCATTTGAAATTGTTAAACGTTACGAGGGGCAAACTCTCAAAGTCTTGGTCGAGCACGCAGATCGCGAGCAAGGAAAAGCAAAGGGACGTAGCACTGCAAACAAGCTGGTGCATTTCTTGGGATCTGAGGATCTTGTCGGTAAAACCGTCGATGTTCGAATTACCAAGGCATTTCCGTCAGCCCTTAGAGGGGAATTGGTTCAATAA
- a CDS encoding bifunctional nuclease family protein has protein sequence MKDLLDFDNFKAQIIFANESQDEEMFHQDDLVRLFPYGLSVTTDAARPMLLLKDEGHQHTLPVALSPIEAGVALSQSNKTTVPSTPHKFSEILMRSLNIEIKQAVFVEIRGANQYIRLYLSGHAGMDSVKLRADEAMSLCLHLNVPIYATKNYIGRSRVMSAEVEGNGQRLQHMSFMAEKTGYLN, from the coding sequence ATGAAAGATCTTTTGGATTTCGATAATTTTAAAGCTCAGATCATTTTTGCAAATGAATCCCAAGATGAAGAAATGTTTCATCAGGACGATCTTGTTCGTTTGTTTCCTTATGGTCTTTCAGTCACGACGGATGCGGCTCGTCCGATGTTGCTTCTAAAAGATGAAGGTCACCAACACACTCTGCCGGTTGCACTGAGTCCTATCGAAGCAGGGGTGGCGTTGTCGCAATCCAACAAGACAACGGTCCCTTCGACGCCGCATAAGTTTAGCGAGATCCTGATGCGGTCTTTGAATATTGAAATTAAACAAGCTGTGTTCGTAGAGATTCGTGGTGCAAATCAATACATCCGTCTTTATCTGAGCGGTCATGCTGGAATGGATTCTGTTAAGCTTCGCGCTGACGAAGCGATGTCTTTGTGTCTGCATTTGAATGTTCCGATTTATGCGACTAAAAACTATATCGGTCGTTCTCGCGTGATGAGTGCCGAAGTGGAAGGCAATGGACAGCGCTTGCAGCATATGAGTTTCATGGCTGAGAAGACGGGCTATCTTAACTGA
- a CDS encoding cation:proton antiporter — MIHLPSLISDLGFILLIGALVTLLFKKLKQPLVLGYLIAGFLVSPHVPWLPTVQDKESISVWSEIGVIFLLFSLGLEFSFKKLVKVGGSAGFTAVFEVLFMVGLGYLVGRLIGWNSIDSLFMGGILSVSSTTIIVRAFQELGMKGSKFVELVFGILVVEDVVAVLLLVLLPSLVSSEGFSVTSLLGVTTRMVFLILLWFILGIFLLPAFLRKIRDLLDEETTLVVAIGLCLVMVIIATSAGFSPALGAFVMGSLLAETPEGHHIEKLFNPIKNLFAAIFFVSVGMMIDPKVIVDHWGLVALFTAVTIFGKFISTYLGALISGQSRKTSVQAGMSLAQIGEFSFIIASLGVTLKVTSDFLYPLAVAASAVTTFTTPYMIKSSDVVYRWSEKYVPERIRMVLDSYNSSVKKQSGQGVGGLVLSHYGVKILLNAVIIVAVIFSVKKFVLVKMEDHFSSSPYAGAVAFLVCLLLSIPFFWGLVQGRPDNARPEELHRLKGLLPGITLGRVILAVLLLSVMVGQFISLPIASGVLAFMVVVAVLLTVRYGEALYAFFEKRFLSNLTEKEKAELKPQDFDPQLLPWNASVEIFDLGVETEGLIGKSLRELSFKENWGVTIASVIRGDRQTFAPGGDFVLWPYDRIVCFGSEEELKELHKKIVKDQQENRWTRGVPGKYSLSSFEVFPEHLFDGKSIAESRLREERNVLVVGVERGAEKILGPSSSFVLRRGDLVWVVSE, encoded by the coding sequence ATGATTCATTTGCCATCTCTCATCTCTGATCTTGGTTTTATTCTACTTATTGGTGCCTTGGTGACTCTTCTGTTTAAGAAGCTTAAGCAGCCATTGGTTCTTGGTTACTTGATTGCAGGTTTCTTGGTAAGTCCGCATGTGCCCTGGTTGCCGACCGTGCAGGACAAAGAAAGCATCAGTGTTTGGTCCGAGATCGGCGTCATCTTTCTTCTTTTCAGTTTGGGTTTGGAGTTCAGTTTTAAAAAGCTTGTAAAGGTCGGCGGTTCTGCGGGCTTTACGGCTGTATTTGAAGTCCTCTTCATGGTGGGGTTGGGTTATCTTGTGGGCCGTTTGATCGGCTGGAACTCAATCGACAGTCTATTTATGGGTGGCATACTTTCCGTGTCATCGACGACGATCATCGTGCGTGCATTTCAAGAGCTGGGGATGAAAGGCAGTAAATTCGTTGAGTTGGTTTTTGGAATTCTGGTGGTCGAAGATGTTGTGGCGGTCCTGTTGTTGGTCCTGCTGCCATCCCTGGTTTCCAGTGAGGGTTTTTCGGTGACCTCGCTGTTGGGAGTGACCACAAGAATGGTCTTCCTGATTTTGCTTTGGTTTATTTTGGGAATCTTTCTTTTGCCTGCATTTTTGCGAAAGATTCGTGATTTGCTGGACGAAGAAACAACCTTGGTCGTTGCCATTGGCCTTTGTCTTGTCATGGTGATTATTGCAACTTCGGCGGGATTCTCGCCGGCACTTGGAGCTTTCGTTATGGGTTCCTTACTGGCGGAAACACCGGAAGGTCATCATATAGAAAAGCTCTTTAATCCCATTAAGAATCTTTTTGCGGCAATTTTCTTCGTTTCTGTTGGCATGATGATTGATCCCAAGGTGATTGTCGATCACTGGGGCTTGGTGGCACTTTTCACTGCGGTCACTATTTTTGGGAAATTCATTAGCACTTATTTGGGAGCTTTGATTTCGGGGCAGTCGCGCAAAACTTCGGTGCAGGCCGGAATGAGTTTGGCGCAAATTGGTGAGTTCTCTTTCATTATTGCTTCATTGGGTGTCACACTCAAAGTGACCAGTGACTTCCTTTATCCTTTGGCGGTAGCCGCTTCTGCTGTAACAACTTTTACAACACCTTACATGATTAAGTCTTCAGATGTGGTGTATCGTTGGTCTGAAAAATACGTTCCCGAGCGCATCCGGATGGTGCTGGATAGCTATAATAGCTCGGTGAAAAAGCAAAGTGGACAGGGTGTTGGTGGCCTGGTTCTGTCGCATTACGGAGTGAAGATCCTGCTCAATGCGGTCATTATCGTGGCGGTGATTTTCTCGGTGAAGAAATTTGTATTAGTGAAAATGGAAGATCACTTCTCCTCCAGTCCTTATGCGGGGGCTGTGGCTTTTTTAGTCTGTTTGCTGCTGTCGATTCCATTCTTTTGGGGACTGGTGCAAGGGCGGCCTGATAATGCTCGCCCGGAAGAGCTTCATCGCCTGAAGGGACTTTTGCCCGGAATTACTTTGGGGCGTGTGATTCTGGCGGTCTTGCTGTTGTCGGTGATGGTGGGACAGTTTATCTCGCTTCCAATTGCTTCGGGTGTTTTGGCGTTTATGGTGGTGGTCGCGGTTTTATTAACCGTCCGATATGGCGAAGCTCTGTATGCATTTTTTGAAAAAAGATTCTTAAGCAATCTGACTGAAAAAGAAAAAGCGGAACTGAAACCTCAAGATTTTGATCCGCAGCTTTTGCCATGGAATGCATCGGTTGAAATTTTTGATCTGGGTGTTGAGACGGAAGGTTTGATCGGAAAAAGTTTGCGTGAACTTTCATTTAAGGAAAATTGGGGTGTAACAATTGCTTCCGTGATTCGCGGTGATCGTCAGACGTTTGCTCCGGGCGGCGATTTTGTTTTGTGGCCCTATGATCGCATCGTTTGTTTTGGCAGCGAGGAAGAACTTAAGGAGCTGCATAAAAAGATCGTCAAGGATCAGCAGGAAAATCGTTGGACTCGGGGAGTTCCTGGGAAATACAGTTTGAGCTCCTTTGAAGTTTTTCCTGAACACTTGTTTGATGGAAAATCCATAGCTGAAAGTCGATTGCGCGAAGAACGCAATGTCCTGGTGGTCGGCGTGGAGCGGGGAGCTGAGAAGATACTAGGGCCTTCTTCGTCCTTTGTGCTTCGCAGAGGGGATTTAGTCTGGGTGGTTTCGGAATAG
- a CDS encoding gamma carbonic anhydrase family protein produces MSVFVKARGVTPVVNEKTFIADNARIIGDVEIGEGSSVWYNVTIRGDVMPIRIGKEVNVQDGTVIHGTYQKFGTTLHDRVTIGHLVMLHGCEVGKATLVGMGSILMDGVKVGEHCLIGAGSLLVEGTVIPPRSLVVGRPAQVKRALTDAEVELLEKSADNYLLYQTWY; encoded by the coding sequence ATGAGTGTTTTTGTAAAAGCCCGCGGTGTGACCCCAGTCGTAAATGAAAAGACTTTTATTGCGGATAATGCGCGCATCATTGGAGATGTTGAAATCGGCGAGGGTTCATCCGTTTGGTACAACGTCACTATTCGAGGTGACGTTATGCCTATTCGCATTGGTAAAGAAGTGAATGTTCAAGATGGCACCGTGATTCATGGAACTTATCAGAAATTCGGCACAACTCTGCATGATCGTGTGACTATTGGGCATCTTGTGATGCTTCATGGGTGCGAAGTCGGCAAAGCAACTTTGGTTGGAATGGGTTCTATCCTTATGGATGGAGTCAAGGTCGGGGAGCATTGTCTGATTGGTGCGGGTTCTTTGTTGGTTGAAGGCACTGTTATTCCTCCTCGTAGCTTGGTCGTGGGGCGTCCAGCTCAAGTGAAGCGCGCCTTAACCGATGCGGAAGTTGAATTGCTGGAGAAATCCGCAGACAACTATCTTCTCTATCAAACTTGGTATTAA
- the guaB gene encoding IMP dehydrogenase — protein MEQNSKSGIPFALTFDDILLLPQYSEITPTEVAPRSLFARNKFLYTPIISAAMDTVTENRIARVMAQFGGLGIIHKNLDIEKQALEVEKVKKYESGMIMDPLTLSPQHMVQDAVDLMERFSISGVPITVDGTLVGILTNRDLRFEENFDQPISNLMTKESLVTAKMGTTLDEAKKILQKHRIEKLPVVDDKGKLKGLITIKDIEKAKNYPHATKDEHGRLFVGAALGVGADGKDRAEALISAKVDVLCIDTAHGHSKNVIDMVKYISQKYQDVMIVAGNVVTADGATALFDAGADVVKVGVGPGSICTTRVVAGVGMPQISAVMECAKVAKARGKTIIADGGIKFSGDITKALALGANSVMIGNLLAGAEEAPGETILFQGRSYKVYRGMGSMGAMSRGSKDRYGQMDVEDNDKLVPEGIEGKVAYKGPASGIIHQLIGGLKSGMGYLGAKNIDELQVKAKFVQISAQGLRESHVHDVSITKEAPNYRIES, from the coding sequence ATGGAACAAAACTCTAAATCGGGCATTCCTTTCGCCCTGACCTTTGACGATATTCTTCTTCTTCCGCAATATTCTGAAATCACGCCCACCGAAGTGGCACCGCGATCTTTGTTTGCACGAAATAAGTTTTTATACACGCCGATTATCTCTGCGGCGATGGATACGGTGACGGAGAATCGCATTGCCCGGGTGATGGCGCAATTTGGTGGTCTGGGAATCATTCATAAAAATCTTGATATCGAAAAACAGGCTCTCGAAGTAGAGAAAGTTAAAAAATATGAAAGTGGGATGATCATGGATCCGCTCACTTTAAGTCCTCAGCACATGGTGCAGGATGCAGTTGATTTGATGGAAAGGTTTTCGATCAGCGGTGTGCCTATCACAGTGGATGGAACTTTGGTGGGAATTTTGACCAATCGTGATTTGCGTTTTGAGGAAAATTTCGATCAACCCATCAGCAATTTGATGACCAAAGAAAGTTTGGTCACTGCGAAAATGGGAACAACTTTAGATGAAGCAAAAAAGATTTTGCAGAAACATCGCATCGAAAAACTTCCGGTGGTTGATGATAAGGGCAAACTCAAAGGCTTGATCACGATCAAGGATATCGAGAAAGCAAAGAATTATCCTCATGCGACCAAAGATGAGCACGGTCGCTTGTTTGTGGGTGCGGCTTTGGGAGTTGGGGCGGACGGTAAGGACCGCGCTGAAGCTTTAATTTCAGCGAAAGTCGACGTGCTTTGTATCGATACCGCTCATGGTCATTCGAAAAACGTCATCGATATGGTTAAGTACATTTCCCAAAAATATCAGGATGTGATGATTGTGGCGGGGAATGTGGTCACCGCTGATGGTGCAACAGCTTTGTTTGATGCCGGCGCTGATGTTGTGAAAGTTGGTGTCGGGCCAGGAAGTATTTGTACCACTCGAGTGGTCGCAGGTGTTGGTATGCCGCAGATTTCTGCGGTGATGGAGTGTGCAAAAGTTGCCAAAGCTCGAGGTAAAACAATTATTGCCGATGGCGGAATTAAGTTCTCGGGTGATATTACGAAAGCTTTGGCGTTGGGTGCTAACTCCGTGATGATCGGAAATTTGTTGGCGGGCGCTGAAGAAGCTCCCGGAGAAACAATTCTTTTCCAGGGGCGCAGTTACAAAGTTTATCGCGGCATGGGGAGCATGGGTGCCATGTCTCGTGGTTCAAAAGATCGTTATGGTCAAATGGATGTTGAAGATAACGATAAACTTGTTCCAGAAGGTATTGAGGGCAAGGTCGCTTACAAGGGACCTGCTTCCGGGATCATTCATCAGCTTATTGGCGGCTTAAAGTCCGGCATGGGTTATTTGGGTGCAAAAAATATTGATGAGCTTCAAGTGAAAGCTAAGTTTGTACAGATCAGCGCTCAAGGTTTGCGTGAATCCCATGTGCATGACGTGAGTATCACCAAAGAAGCTCCGAACTACCGAATTGAGAGTTAA
- the guaA gene encoding glutamine-hydrolyzing GMP synthase: MRGFIILDFGSQFTQLIARRLRELGFYSEIHSYKYSAEEIRKKNPYGIILSGGPNSVYEEGSPQRDIKELRNISPLLGVCYGMQLLSHQLGGKVTKAQHREYGLNYVTWTSVLKDVPKKQKVWMSHGDVVETAPEGFEIIANSDGNHPAAMRSENVLAVQFHPEVAHTEHGLDLLRYFAQEMCHAPADWDAPHIKDHLMEEVRKQVGETDHVLVGLSGGVDSTVVATLLTKALGAERVHCVFVDNGLLRKNEFENVLESYKGLGLNVKGVDASREFLSELKGKTDPEEKRKTIGRVFIEVFDKSYDKKLPIKWLAQGTLYPDVIESVSSIGGSVTIKSHHNVGGLPEKMHLGLVEPVRELFKDEVRALGAQLGLPHAMLWRHPFPGPGLAIRVLGEVTEERLRILKDCDDVYISELRRHGLYEKIWQAFCVLLPVKTVGVQGDSRTYDHVLALRAVTSSDGMTADWYPFEFQFLRDVSNLITNKVKGVNRVVYDVTSKPPGTIEWE; this comes from the coding sequence ATGCGCGGGTTTATTATTTTAGATTTTGGTTCACAGTTCACACAACTTATTGCTCGTCGCTTGCGTGAGTTGGGTTTTTATTCAGAAATTCATTCTTATAAATATTCTGCTGAAGAGATTCGTAAAAAGAATCCTTACGGAATTATTTTGAGCGGCGGTCCCAATTCAGTCTACGAAGAAGGTTCCCCGCAAAGAGACATCAAAGAGCTGCGTAACATAAGTCCTCTTTTGGGCGTTTGTTATGGCATGCAGTTACTCAGTCATCAATTGGGTGGCAAAGTCACCAAAGCTCAGCATCGTGAATACGGCCTTAATTATGTAACATGGACTTCGGTCTTAAAGGATGTTCCGAAAAAGCAAAAGGTTTGGATGAGTCATGGAGATGTTGTTGAAACTGCTCCAGAGGGCTTTGAGATCATCGCAAATTCAGATGGGAATCATCCCGCAGCAATGCGCTCTGAAAATGTGTTGGCGGTGCAATTTCATCCCGAGGTGGCGCATACTGAACATGGTTTGGATTTACTCAGGTATTTTGCGCAAGAGATGTGTCATGCTCCGGCGGATTGGGATGCTCCTCATATCAAAGATCATTTGATGGAGGAAGTTCGCAAGCAGGTCGGTGAAACAGATCATGTCTTGGTGGGCTTAAGCGGCGGTGTCGATTCGACAGTTGTGGCCACCCTGCTTACGAAAGCTCTGGGCGCAGAGCGTGTGCATTGTGTGTTTGTAGACAATGGACTTCTGCGCAAGAATGAATTTGAGAATGTTCTTGAAAGCTATAAAGGGCTTGGCCTTAACGTCAAGGGTGTTGATGCTTCCAGGGAGTTCCTTTCGGAGCTGAAGGGAAAAACTGATCCTGAGGAAAAAAGAAAAACTATTGGTCGCGTTTTTATCGAAGTCTTTGATAAAAGTTATGACAAGAAATTACCTATAAAATGGTTGGCACAAGGAACCTTGTATCCCGATGTGATTGAGAGTGTCTCATCGATCGGTGGTAGTGTTACCATAAAGTCCCATCATAATGTCGGCGGATTGCCGGAAAAAATGCATTTGGGCCTTGTTGAGCCGGTTCGTGAACTTTTTAAAGATGAAGTTCGTGCTTTGGGGGCGCAACTGGGATTACCCCATGCGATGTTGTGGCGTCACCCGTTCCCGGGGCCAGGCTTGGCAATTCGTGTACTTGGTGAAGTGACTGAGGAAAGGCTGCGTATTCTGAAGGACTGTGATGATGTGTATATATCCGAACTTCGCAGGCATGGTCTGTATGAGAAAATCTGGCAAGCTTTCTGTGTTTTGTTGCCGGTCAAAACCGTGGGCGTGCAAGGTGATTCGCGAACTTATGATCACGTGCTGGCTTTGCGTGCCGTGACTTCCAGTGATGGGATGACAGCGGATTGGTATCCATTCGAGTTTCAGTTTTTACGCGATGTTTCGAATTTGATTACCAATAAAGTCAAAGGCGTGAACCGTGTGGTTTATGACGTGACTAGTAAGCCTCCTGGAACCATTGAGTGGGAATAG
- a CDS encoding carbonic anhydrase yields MSDEVKKLVDGFHKFRTKYFVKDTELYEHLNTEGQSPKTLVVGCSDSRVDPALLMQAKPGDIFVIRNVANLVPPYEKGGGFHGVSSAIEFAVNGLKVESIIVLGHEQCGGINALLTGDYNNHSDSFISSWMKIAIEAKYEVLREMPSAPLKDQLNSCAKKSVLISMENLMSFPFIQARMKDQTLKIYGWFFELDGGRMLEFDYEQRKFVEI; encoded by the coding sequence GTGTCTGATGAAGTAAAAAAGCTAGTCGACGGTTTTCATAAATTTAGAACTAAGTACTTTGTTAAAGATACTGAACTTTATGAGCACCTGAATACCGAAGGTCAGTCTCCTAAAACTCTCGTTGTCGGTTGCAGCGATTCACGTGTGGATCCCGCTCTTTTGATGCAGGCGAAGCCCGGCGATATCTTTGTGATCAGAAATGTGGCCAACCTCGTGCCTCCTTATGAAAAAGGCGGCGGATTTCACGGGGTCAGTTCTGCTATTGAGTTTGCAGTCAATGGCCTGAAGGTTGAAAGCATTATTGTTCTCGGGCACGAGCAATGCGGCGGTATTAATGCTCTATTGACCGGAGATTACAATAATCATTCAGACAGCTTCATTTCGTCATGGATGAAAATTGCGATTGAAGCAAAGTATGAAGTTCTTCGTGAGATGCCCAGTGCTCCCCTGAAAGACCAACTGAATTCCTGCGCAAAGAAATCTGTTTTGATTTCCATGGAAAATCTAATGAGCTTCCCTTTTATTCAAGCCAGAATGAAAGATCAAACCTTGAAAATCTATGGTTGGTTTTTTGAGCTTGATGGTGGACGCATGCTGGAGTTCGATTACGAACAAAGAAAGTTCGTAGAAATCTAA